The following coding sequences are from one Xiphophorus couchianus chromosome 22, X_couchianus-1.0, whole genome shotgun sequence window:
- the slc22a15 gene encoding solute carrier family 22 member 15 isoform X1, whose amino-acid sequence MDIETAFHTVGEFGPYQKRAVTVLVLAQVYMACQSMLIVLVGYTPEYRVEKQDGGSSGHRELQQHVIFTEDVDSIVTEWVLIRQQAYKVSLAGSLFFTGLLVGNVVFGPLSDRIGRRPVYLTGLFFEVMFGYLTALAPSYEVFAASRLLVGLMNGGIGLVCFVLTQEYVGKSYWAMTGTLTSMIFAVGIALFGALGYFVRPWRTLATVANSSGVLFFLLSVTLPESPRWLYSQGQTERAEEVLRYMAVRNGSNATNLVLQRVGTARPGGPVSRQGGVLQLAVHPVLRLRTMVLMYVWYCCSLVYYGLTLGASATSGSRFVNVAMYGLVELPAYPLCIYFINKSWAGRRKSMSSFLFLAGSACLCTTLIPENSGSLLSITSLALLGKLMVSAAFNIAYVYTSELYPTVIRNAGLGVCSMSCRVGGILAPFVPSMRALHASMPFTVFCLSGLSAGCLGLLLPETLNRPAADTLEELSGPSGSRVLENKALLYEEEKLKSNHK is encoded by the exons ATGGATATAGAGACTGCTTTCCACACGGTTGGAGAGTTTGGGCCGTACCAGAAGCGGGCGGTCACCGTGCTGGTTCTGGCGCAG gtCTACATGGCCTGCCAGTCCATGCTGATCGTTCTGGTCGGATACACACCAGAGTATCGGGTCGAGAAGCAGGACGGTGGTTCGTCCGGCCACcgggagctgcagcagcacgTCATCTTCACGGAGGATGTGGACTCCATCGTCACGGAG TGGGTCCTCATCAGACAGCAGGCCTATAAGGTCAGCCTGGCCGGGTCGCTGTTCTTCACCGGGCTGCTGGTGGGGAATGTCGTCTTCGGGCCGCTCTCTGATCGGATCGGACGGAGGCCCGTCTACCTGACAG GTCTGTTCTTTGAGGTGATGTTCGGCTACCTCACCGCCCTGGCGCCCAGCTACGAGGTCTTCGCCGCCTCTCGGCTCCTGGTGGGGCTGATGAACGGCGGCATCGGCCTCGTCTGCTTCGTCCTCACCCAGGAATACGTGGGGAAGTCCTACTGGGCCATGACCG GGACGCTGACCAGCATGATCTTCGCCGTCGGCATTGCTCTGTTCGGAGCGCTGGGCTACTTCGTCCGGCCCTGGAGGACTCTGGCCACGGTGGCCAACTCCTCCGGCGTCCTGTTCTTTCTGCTCTCTGT aacTCTTCCAGAATCTCCTCGCTGGCTTTATTCTCAGGGACAGACGGAGCGAGCCGAAGAG GTTCTGCGCTACATGGCGGTGAGGAACGGCAGCAACGCCACCAACCTGGTTCTGCAGCGGGTCGGCACCGCCAGGCCCGGCGGCCCGGTGAGCAGGCAGGGCGGCGTCCTGCAGCTGGCGGTCCATCCGGTCCTGCGCCTCAGGACGATGGTGCTCATGTACGTGTG GTACTGCTGCAGTCTGGTGTATTACGGCCTCACCCTGGGAGCCAGCGCCACGTCGGGGAGTCGCTTCGTTAACGTGGCCATGTACGGCCTGGTGGAGCTGCCGGCCTATCCGCTCTGCATCTACTTCATCAATAAGAGCTG GGCCGGCAGGAGGAAGAGCATGTCCAGCTTCCTGTTCCTGGCTGGCTCCGCCTGCCTCTGCACCACGCTCATCCCAGAGAACTCAG GGTCTCTGCTGAGCATCACGTCTCTGGCTCTGCTGGGGAAGCTGATGGTCAGCGCTGCGTTCAACATCGCCTACGTTTACACCTCAGAGCTCTACCCGACTGTGATCAG GAACGCCGGGCTGGGAGTGTGCTCCATGTCCTGCCGAGTCGGAGGAATCCTGGCGCCGTTTGTTCCCTCCATG CGCGCGCTCCACGCCTCCATGCCCTTCACCGTGTTCTGCCTGAGCGGTTTGTCTGCAGGCTGCCTGGGCCTCCTGCTGCCCGAGACCCTGAACAGACCTGCAGCCGacactctggaggagctgagcgGCCCGAGCGGCAGCCGGGTTCTGGAGAACAAG GCTCTGCTGTACGAAGAGGAGAAACTGAAATCAAACCACAAGTGA
- the slc22a15 gene encoding solute carrier family 22 member 15 isoform X2, whose translation MDIETAFHTVGEFGPYQKRAVTVLVLAQVYMACQSMLIVLVGYTPEYRVEKQDGGSSGHRELQQHVIFTEDVDSIVTEWVLIRQQAYKVSLAGSLFFTGLLVGNVVFGPLSDRIGRRPVYLTGLFFEVMFGYLTALAPSYEVFAASRLLVGLMNGGIGLVCFVLTQEYVGKSYWAMTGTLTSMIFAVGIALFGALGYFVRPWRTLATVANSSGVLFFLLSVTLPESPRWLYSQGQTERAEEVLRYMAVRNGSNATNLVLQRVGTARPGGPVSRQGGVLQLAVHPVLRLRTMVLMYVWYCCSLVYYGLTLGASATSGSRFVNVAMYGLVELPAYPLCIYFINKSWAGRRKSMSSFLFLAGSACLCTTLIPENSGSLLSITSLALLGKLMVSAAFNIAYVYTSELYPTVIRNAGLGVCSMSCRVGGILAPFVPSMVLL comes from the exons ATGGATATAGAGACTGCTTTCCACACGGTTGGAGAGTTTGGGCCGTACCAGAAGCGGGCGGTCACCGTGCTGGTTCTGGCGCAG gtCTACATGGCCTGCCAGTCCATGCTGATCGTTCTGGTCGGATACACACCAGAGTATCGGGTCGAGAAGCAGGACGGTGGTTCGTCCGGCCACcgggagctgcagcagcacgTCATCTTCACGGAGGATGTGGACTCCATCGTCACGGAG TGGGTCCTCATCAGACAGCAGGCCTATAAGGTCAGCCTGGCCGGGTCGCTGTTCTTCACCGGGCTGCTGGTGGGGAATGTCGTCTTCGGGCCGCTCTCTGATCGGATCGGACGGAGGCCCGTCTACCTGACAG GTCTGTTCTTTGAGGTGATGTTCGGCTACCTCACCGCCCTGGCGCCCAGCTACGAGGTCTTCGCCGCCTCTCGGCTCCTGGTGGGGCTGATGAACGGCGGCATCGGCCTCGTCTGCTTCGTCCTCACCCAGGAATACGTGGGGAAGTCCTACTGGGCCATGACCG GGACGCTGACCAGCATGATCTTCGCCGTCGGCATTGCTCTGTTCGGAGCGCTGGGCTACTTCGTCCGGCCCTGGAGGACTCTGGCCACGGTGGCCAACTCCTCCGGCGTCCTGTTCTTTCTGCTCTCTGT aacTCTTCCAGAATCTCCTCGCTGGCTTTATTCTCAGGGACAGACGGAGCGAGCCGAAGAG GTTCTGCGCTACATGGCGGTGAGGAACGGCAGCAACGCCACCAACCTGGTTCTGCAGCGGGTCGGCACCGCCAGGCCCGGCGGCCCGGTGAGCAGGCAGGGCGGCGTCCTGCAGCTGGCGGTCCATCCGGTCCTGCGCCTCAGGACGATGGTGCTCATGTACGTGTG GTACTGCTGCAGTCTGGTGTATTACGGCCTCACCCTGGGAGCCAGCGCCACGTCGGGGAGTCGCTTCGTTAACGTGGCCATGTACGGCCTGGTGGAGCTGCCGGCCTATCCGCTCTGCATCTACTTCATCAATAAGAGCTG GGCCGGCAGGAGGAAGAGCATGTCCAGCTTCCTGTTCCTGGCTGGCTCCGCCTGCCTCTGCACCACGCTCATCCCAGAGAACTCAG GGTCTCTGCTGAGCATCACGTCTCTGGCTCTGCTGGGGAAGCTGATGGTCAGCGCTGCGTTCAACATCGCCTACGTTTACACCTCAGAGCTCTACCCGACTGTGATCAG GAACGCCGGGCTGGGAGTGTGCTCCATGTCCTGCCGAGTCGGAGGAATCCTGGCGCCGTTTGTTCCCTCCATG GTGTTGCTGTAG
- the LOC114138065 gene encoding uncharacterized protein LOC114138065, whose translation MAVTAGLSLLVLMALPAAAQDLIYFEIGKSLKLDPKYQQAITAITWKHKGNLAAEYFTKNAPVEYLGDLKGRLHLDPTTAILTISNMRKSDDGQFTVEVNNRLLPVRFNVVGVRKLDDYPVQITVRPQGCSSLTSRKCTLVCGGTFEGAEPVQYFWKKGKTGQWKEGGKTISISITKKTSSFPRYTCKVKNLFSEKESDPKANPFKKEPSSGPVPLPAVLLVAVLAIGAAVIV comes from the coding sequence ATGGCAGTGACGGCTGGTCTCTCCCTCCTGGTGCTGATGGCGCTGCCGGCCGCGGCTCAGGACCTCATTTACTTTGAGATCGGAAAGAGTCTGAAGCTCGACCCAAAGTACCAGCAGGCCATCACCGCCATCACATGGAAGCATAAGGGGAACCTTGCTGCTGAATACTTTACGAAAAATGCTCCTGTGGAATATCTGGGTGACTTAAAAGGCCGATTACACCTGGACCCGACCACCGCAATACTGACCATCAGCAACATGAGAAAATCTGACGACGGGCAGTTCACGGTGGAGGTCAACAACAGACTCCTTCCTGTCAGATTTAACGTTGTGGGGGTCAGGAAGCTGGACGACTACCCTGTTCAAATCACCGTGAGGCCGCAGGGCTGCAGCAGCCTGACCTCTAGGAAATGCACCCTGGTTTGTGGTGGAACGTTTGAAGGTGCCGAACCCGTCCAGTACTTctggaagaaaggaaaaacgGGACAATGGAAGGAGGGGGGAAAGACGATCAGCATTTCTATTACCAAGAAGACTTCGAGTTTTCCACGCTACACCTGCAAAGTGAAGAATCTATTCAGCGAGAAGGAGAGCGACCCAAAAGCGAACCCCTTCAAGAAGGAACCCAGCAGCGGTCCGGTTCCGCTGCCTGCGGTTCTGCTTGTGGCCGTTTTAGCAATTGGAGCAGCAGTTATTGTTTGA